The following coding sequences lie in one Oryza sativa Japonica Group mitochondrion, complete genome genomic window:
- the cox3 gene encoding cytochrome c oxidase subunit 3: MGVKGGLHTTGAKWFMIESQRHSYHLVDPSPWPISGSLGALATTVGGVMYMHSFQGGATLLSLGLIFLLYTMFVWWRDVLRESTLEGHHTKAVQLGPRYGSILFIVSEVMFLFAFFWASSHSSLAPTVEIGGIWPPKGIGVLDPWEIPLLNTPILPSSGAAVTWAHHAILAGKEKRAVYALVATVSLALVSTGFQGMEYYQAPSTISDSIYGSTFFLATGFHGFHVIIGTLFLIVCGIRQYLGHLTKKHHVGFEAAAWYWHFVDVVWLFPFVSIYWWGGI; encoded by the coding sequence ATGGGGGTGAAGGGGGGTTTACATACAACCGGGGCAAAGTGGTTTATGATTGAATCTCAGAGGCATTCTTATCATTTGGTAGATCCAAGTCCATGGCCTATTTCGGGTTCACTCGGAGCTTTGGCAACCACCGTAGGAGGTGTGATGTACATGCACTCATTTCAAGGGGGTGCAACACTTCTCAGTTTGGGCCTAATATTTCTCCTTTATACCATGTTCGTATGGTGGCGGGATGTTCTACGTGAATCCACGTTGGAAGGGCATCATACAAAAGCTGTACAATTAGGACCTCGATATGGTTCTATTCTCTTCATAGTCTCGGAGGTTATGTTCCTTTTTGCTTTTTTTTGGGCTTCTTCTCATTCTTCTTTGGCACCTACGGTAGAGATCGGAGGTATTTGGCCCCCAAAAGGGATTGGGGTTTTAGATCCTTGGGAAATCCCTCTTCTTAATACCCCTATTCTCCCTTCATCCGGAGCTGCCGTAACTTGGGCTCATCATGCTATACTCGCGGGGAAGGAAAAACGAGCAGTTTACGCTTTAGTAGCAACCGTTTCACTGGCTCTAGTATCCACTGGCTTTCAAGGAATGGAATATTACCAAGCACCCTCCACTATTTCGGATAGTATTTACGGTTCTACCTTTTTCTTAGCAACTGGCTTTCATGGTTTTCATGTGATTATAGGTACTCTTTTCTTGATCGTATGTGGTATTCGCCAATATCTTGGTCATCTGACCAAGAAGCATCACGTTGGCTTTGAAGCAGCTGCATGGTACTGGCATTTTGTAGACGTGGTTCGGTTATTCCCATTTGTCTCTATCTATTGGTGGGGAGGTATATGA
- the orf25 gene encoding hypothetical protein codes for MGLSSTDKKDRRNMLFAAILFICALSSKKILIYNEEMIVACCFIGFLIFSRKSLGKTFKETLDGRIESIQEELQQFFNPNEVILGESNEQQRLLRISLRICSAVVESLPTARCAPKCEKTVQALLCRNLNVKLATLLNAISSRRIRLQDDIVTGFHFSVSERFVSGSTFKASTVEQIREAFVPIDLIREGLIVLRKV; via the coding sequence ATGGGATTGAGTTCAACGGATAAGAAGGATAGAAGAAATATGCTATTTGCTGCTATTCCATCTATTTGTGCATCAAGTCCGAAGAAGATCTCAATCTATAATGAAGAAATGATAGTAGCTCGTTGTTTTATAGGCTTTCTCATATTCAGTCGGAAGAGTTTAGGTAAGACTTTCAAAGAAACTCTCGACGGGAGAATCGAGTCTATTCAGGAAGAATTGCAGCAATTCTTCAATCCTAACGAAGTAATTCCGGGGGAATCCAATGAACAACAACGATTACTTAGGATCAGCTTGCGAATTTGCAGCGCCGTAGTAGAATCATTACCAACGGCACGCTGTGCGCCTAAGTGCGAAAAGACAGTGCAAGCTTTGTTATGCCGAAACCTAAATGTAAAGTCAGCAACACTTCTAAATGCCACTTCTTCCCGTCGCATCCGTCTTCAGGACGATATAGTTACAGGTTTTCACTTTTCAGTGAGTGAAAGATTTGTATCCGGGTCTACGTTCAAAGCTTCTACTGTAGAACAAATTCGAGAGGCCTTCGTACCCATAGACCTAATTCGGGAAGGCTTGATAGTCCTAAGAAAGGTGTAG
- the orf152a gene encoding hypothetical protein, whose amino-acid sequence MSPKNTCPPHRLCVDSDTPIHCWIPASLRVSNDSNKSNQNPKPVLLLIPGFGVHAIWHWNAHFVPIALFLHNCPLSYIFFFSSLRGLSQTGCERDLCRPLFVNSENVGLRPFAARLFRRNTKPRVVRSKTMLSRYGPPTLPFQLVFSEQYDT is encoded by the coding sequence ATGAGTCCGAAGAACACTTGCCCCCCTCACCGTCTCTGTGTCGACTCTGACACCCCCATCCACTGTTGGATCCCTGCTTCATTGCGGGTCTCAAATGACTCGAACAAATCCAACCAGAATCCGAAACCAGTGCTTCTCTTGATCCCGGGATTCGGCGTGCACGCCATTTGGCACTGGAATGCTCACTTCGTGCCTATCGCGCTATTTCTACATAATTGTCCCTTATCTTATATTTTTTTCTTCTCGTCGCTCCGAGGTCTGTCTCAAACTGGTTGCGAGAGAGATCTTTGTCGTCCTCTATTCGTCAACAGTGAAAACGTAGGGCTGCGCCCCTTCGCTGCGCGCCTTTTTAGAAGAAATACCAAGCCCCGGGTCGTGAGATCAAAGACAATGTTATCCCGCTACGGGCCGCCTACTCTTCCATTTCAATTGGTTTTTAGCGAACAGTATGATACGTAA